A window of Leclercia adecarboxylata contains these coding sequences:
- the xylF gene encoding D-xylose ABC transporter substrate-binding protein: protein MKIKNLCLTLCASLLLASTASHAKEVKIGMAIDDLRLERWQKDRDIFVNKAEALGAKVFVQSANGNEETQMSQIENMINRGVDVLVIIPYNGQVLSNVVKEAKREGIKVLAYDRMINNADIDYYISFDNEKVGELQAQSLVAKVPQGNYFLMGGSPVDNNAKLFRAGQMKVLKPYIDEGKIKIVGDQWADGWLPENALKIMENALTANNNKIDAVVASNDATAGGAIQALSAQGLAGKVAISGQDADLAGVKRIVAGTQTMTVYKPITQLATTAAEIAVELGNGQQPKADARLNNGLKDVPSRLLTPIEVNKENIDATVVKDGFHKKSEL, encoded by the coding sequence ATGAAGATAAAGAACCTGTGCCTCACTCTTTGTGCATCGCTGCTGCTGGCGAGTACGGCGAGTCATGCAAAAGAAGTCAAAATCGGCATGGCGATTGATGACCTCCGTCTGGAACGCTGGCAAAAAGATCGCGATATTTTTGTCAATAAGGCAGAGGCATTAGGTGCAAAAGTTTTTGTACAATCTGCCAACGGCAATGAAGAAACTCAGATGTCGCAAATCGAAAATATGATAAACCGCGGCGTCGACGTTCTGGTTATTATTCCCTATAACGGCCAGGTTTTAAGTAACGTGGTTAAAGAAGCCAAACGCGAAGGCATTAAAGTGCTGGCTTATGACCGCATGATTAATAATGCGGATATCGACTATTATATTTCCTTCGACAATGAAAAAGTCGGTGAATTACAGGCGCAAAGCCTGGTCGCAAAAGTGCCTCAGGGCAATTACTTCCTGATGGGCGGCTCGCCGGTAGACAACAACGCCAAACTCTTCCGCGCCGGGCAGATGAAGGTGCTGAAGCCCTATATCGATGAGGGCAAAATCAAGATCGTTGGCGACCAGTGGGCGGACGGCTGGTTACCAGAAAACGCATTAAAAATTATGGAAAACGCCTTAACCGCCAACAATAACAAAATCGATGCCGTGGTGGCCTCTAACGATGCAACCGCAGGGGGCGCCATTCAGGCGCTCAGCGCCCAGGGGCTGGCCGGCAAAGTAGCGATCTCCGGGCAGGATGCTGACCTGGCCGGGGTGAAACGCATCGTGGCGGGCACCCAGACCATGACCGTTTATAAACCCATCACCCAGCTTGCCACCACCGCGGCGGAAATTGCCGTTGAGCTGGGAAATGGCCAGCAGCCTAAAGCGGACGCCAGGTTAAACAACGGCCTGAAAGATGTGCCATCCCGACTGCTGACCCCTATCGAAGTCAATAAAGAGAACATTGACGCCACCGTTGTGAAAGACGGTTTCCACAAAAAGAGCGAACTGTAG
- the xylA gene encoding xylose isomerase, whose amino-acid sequence MQAYFDQLDRVRYEGPKSSNPLAFRHYNPDELVLGKRMEDHLRFAACYWHTFCWNGADMFGVGSFDRPWQQPGEALELAKRKADVAFEFFHKLNVPYYCFHDVDVSPEGASLKEYLNNFAQMVDVLGEKQQQSGVKLLWGTANCFTHPRYGAGAATNPDPEVFSWAATQVVTAMNATHKLGGENYVLWGGREGYETLLNTDLRQEREQIGRFMQMVVEHKHKIGFQGTLLIEPKPQEPTKHQYDYDVATVYGFLKQFGLEKEIKVNIEANHATLAGHSFHHEIASAIALGIFGSVDANRGDPQLGWDTDQFPVSVEENALVMYEIIKAGGFTTGGLNFDAKVRRQSTDKYDLFYGHIGAMDTMALSLKVAARMIEDGELDKRVAKRYGGWNSELGQQILKGQLSLTELAKYAEQHNLAPQHQSGHQELLENLVNHYLFDK is encoded by the coding sequence ATGCAAGCTTATTTCGATCAACTCGATCGCGTTCGTTATGAAGGCCCGAAATCCTCAAATCCTTTAGCGTTTCGTCATTACAACCCGGACGAGCTGGTGCTGGGTAAGCGCATGGAAGATCACCTGCGTTTCGCGGCCTGCTACTGGCATACCTTCTGCTGGAACGGTGCCGACATGTTTGGTGTGGGCTCGTTCGACAGGCCATGGCAGCAGCCAGGCGAAGCGCTGGAGCTGGCGAAGCGTAAAGCGGATGTCGCCTTTGAGTTCTTCCACAAGCTGAACGTGCCTTACTACTGCTTCCATGACGTAGACGTCTCACCGGAAGGCGCCTCGCTGAAAGAGTACCTGAATAACTTTGCGCAGATGGTCGACGTGCTGGGCGAAAAACAGCAGCAGAGCGGCGTGAAGCTGCTGTGGGGCACCGCCAACTGCTTTACCCACCCCCGCTATGGCGCAGGGGCTGCCACTAACCCGGATCCGGAAGTGTTCAGCTGGGCGGCTACCCAGGTGGTGACGGCGATGAACGCCACCCATAAGCTGGGCGGTGAAAACTACGTGCTGTGGGGCGGACGTGAAGGCTACGAAACGCTGCTGAACACCGACTTACGCCAGGAGCGTGAGCAGATTGGTCGCTTCATGCAGATGGTGGTAGAGCATAAACACAAAATCGGTTTCCAGGGTACGCTGCTGATCGAGCCAAAACCGCAGGAGCCGACCAAGCATCAGTACGACTACGATGTGGCAACGGTGTACGGCTTCCTGAAGCAGTTCGGGCTGGAAAAAGAGATCAAAGTGAATATCGAAGCCAACCACGCGACCCTGGCGGGCCACTCGTTCCATCATGAGATCGCCTCCGCTATCGCGCTGGGCATTTTCGGTTCTGTGGATGCCAACCGCGGCGATCCGCAGCTGGGCTGGGATACTGACCAGTTCCCGGTCAGCGTGGAAGAGAACGCGCTGGTGATGTATGAAATTATCAAAGCGGGCGGCTTTACCACCGGTGGCCTGAACTTTGACGCCAAAGTGCGCCGTCAGAGTACCGATAAGTACGATCTCTTCTATGGTCATATTGGGGCGATGGACACCATGGCGCTGTCGCTGAAAGTGGCTGCCCGCATGATTGAGGATGGTGAGCTGGATAAGCGCGTGGCGAAACGCTACGGCGGCTGGAACAGTGAGCTGGGTCAGCAAATTTTGAAAGGCCAGTTATCCCTTACCGAGCTGGCGAAGTACGCTGAACAGCATAACCTGGCGCCGCAGCACCAGAGCGGTCATCAGGAGCTGCTGGAAAACCTGGTGAATCACTATCTGTTTGATAAGTGA